Proteins from one Ascaphus truei isolate aAscTru1 chromosome 19, aAscTru1.hap1, whole genome shotgun sequence genomic window:
- the CMTR2 gene encoding cap-specific mRNA (nucleoside-2'-O-)-methyltransferase 2: MSLPPLVSALCWPSGSSRPIHWAQQRLCLHSRVSTSPTKRQKVNSTMIRCDVATEIQSLFNKRYQYNKAPDSEWHLPNVSEAFSSEHEEFDQLLSLKDSLNNVKNLLSDKKLDDWHRHTSFTNKAGRIIPEVRRATNAELCTQAWCKFHEIVCSFPLLPTEALWNHEINTIHLCEAPGAFIASLNHYLKTQDVHCDWNWVGNTLNPYHEANDGLMMIADDRLIANTLHLWFFGPDNTGDIMIPKYLTGLEQFTSNMSVHLVTADGSFDCQGNPGEQESLVAPLHYCEVITCLLTLNLGGSFVLKMFTLFQHSSVNLMYLLNCSFQQVDVIKPGTSKAGNSEVYVVCLGYLGRVAIQELLTKMIQNFGTEIVNKSLFPQRFLPESFLKCHLECCAFFYKHQTETILDNLRLFEHMGEEEKVKLNNMREYAVSYYLQQFQVRRIPRKHWLVKKLQAGCSLNTRWVGIRNRRTDTYNERKQLEALTWAEKVAHGYFSPWLKPHVESNMGTGCFLEESNCNLKDEEWYPLEGKRLTRIQSSSFCDSELLKSLNETIEGCFKGAAINLHALPTCPSCCILTEEAIASELSGQTESHQHILVAGAQSLFEFLNQRQVASRFLETALSYNGCSLLHDGDPIYQQQFLDWVLCSLPQLQTGDSLVLPVLSCFTRFTAGIIYILHQCFQLITFACPTTNLTPGTDAVLLCCRFQSLPSAAIPHFQDLQKLTGSLISSGSPHQVLESVPIEALLKGPFLEFLWDLNSAIITYRLHVIGQCEK, translated from the coding sequence CAACGTTTGTGCCTTCACTCAAGAGTGAGCACAAGCCCTACAAAACGGCAGAAGGTCAACTCCACCATGATCAGATGTGATGTAGCAACTGAAATCCAAAGTCTTTTCAATAAACGATATCAATACAACAAGGCACCAGACTCAGAGTGGCATCTTCCCAATGTTTCCGAAGCCTTTAGTTCTGAGCATGAAGAATTCGATCAACTTCTATCCTTGAAAGACTCTCTGAACAATGTAAAGAACCTTCTGAGTGATAAGAAGTTGGATGACTGGCATCGCCACACCTCCTTCACCAACAAGGCTGGGAGGATTATCCCAGAGGTGCGAAGAGCTACTAATGCAGAGCTGTGCACCCAGGCCTGGTGCAAATTCCACGAGATTGTGTGCAGCTTTCCACTTCTGCCCACTGAAGCTCTTTGGAACCATGAGATAAACACAATTCATCTCTGTGAGGCTCCAGGGGCTTTCATAGCCAGTCTAAACCATTACCTAAAAACCCAAGATGTGCACTGTGACTGGAACTGGGTGGGCAACACTCTAAACCCTTACCATGAGGCTAATGATGGACTGATGATGATTGCGGATGATCGCTTGATAGCTAACACATTACACTTGTGGTTTTTTGGTCCAGACAACACGGGGGACATCATGATTCCAAAGTATCTGACAGGTTTAGAGCAGTTCACCAGCAACATGTCCGTACATCTAGTCACAGCGGATGGGAGTTTTGACTGCCAAGGCAATCCAGGTGAGCAGGAATCTCTTGTAGCTCCCCTACATTATTGCGAAGTGATCACCTGTCTACTCACGCTCAACCTGGGAGGGTCTTTCGTCTTGAAAATGTTCACCCTTTTCCAGCATTCTTCAGTCAACCTCATGTATCTCCTGAACTGCAGCTTCCAGCAGGTGGATGTCATTAAACCGGGGACCAGCAAAGCAGGGAACTCTGAAGTCTATGTGGTATGTCTAGGTTACTTGGGCAGAGTGGCTATCCAAGAACTACTGACAAAGATGATTCAGAACTTTGGGACAGAGATTGTGAACAAGTCCCTTTTCCCTCAGAGATTCCTACCCGAGTCATTTTTGAAGTGCCACCTGGAATGTTGTGCATTCTTCTACAAACATCAAACAGAGACAATTCTTGACAATCTGCGCCTCTTTGAACatatgggagaggaagagaaagtcAAGTTAAATAACATGCGGGAATATGCAGTTTCATACTATCTCCAGCAATTCCAAGTGAGACGTATCCCCAGAAAGCACTGGCTGGTAAAAAAGTTGCAAGCTGGTTGCAGCTTGAATACGCGTTGGGTGGGAATCCGTAACCGCCGCACCGACACCtacaatgagagaaagcagctgGAAGCCCTAACATGGGCAGAGAAAGTGGCACATGGTTATTTCAGCCCCTGGTTGAAACCGCATGTTGAAAGCAACATGGGAACTGGCTGCTTCCTGGAAGAGTCCAACTGCAATCTAAAAGACGAAGAGTGGTACCCCCTGGAGGGAAAACGGCTGACGAGAATCCAGAGCTCATCCTTCTGTGACAGTGAACTGTTGAAGAGCCTAAATGAAACTATTGAGGGGTGTTTTAAGGGAGCAGCAATCAACCTTCATGCATTACCAACTTGCCCATCGTGCTGCATTCTTACTGAAGAAGCTATTGCCTCTGAATTATCAGGTCAGACAGAGAGCCACCAGCATATCCTGGTTGCTGGTGCTCAATCTTTGTTTGAGTTTCTGAATCAAAGGCAGGTAGCCTCCCGTTTTCTCGAGACTGCACTATCGTACAACGGCTGTTCTCTCCTTCATGACGGAGATCCAATCTATCAGCAGCAGTTTCTTGACTGGGTTCTTTGTTCCTTGCCGCAGCTGCAGACGGGTGATTCATTGGTGCTTCCAGTCCTCTCTTGCTTCACCCGTTTCACAGCAGGTATTATCTACATATTGCACCAATGCTTCCAGCTCATCACCTTCGCCTGCCCCACTACCAACCTGACTCCAGGAACAGACGCTGTGCTACTCTGCTGCAGATTCCAGTCCCTCCCCAGCGCTGCTATCCCTCACTTTCAGGACCTTCAGAAGCTCACAGGCTCTTTAATAAGTTCGGGTTCACCCCACCAAGTGTTGGAGTCTGTGCCTATAGAGGCTCTGCTGAAAGGACCTTTTCTAGAGTTTTTATGGGACCTAAACTCTGCCATTATCACGTACAGGCTGCATGTGATTGGACAATGTGAAAAGTAA